Part of the Solwaraspora sp. WMMA2065 genome is shown below.
ACGTCCCACGGCGCTCCGGCGAGCCGGGCGGCGTACCGGCTGCTCTCGCCGGCCAGCCGGCTACCCGGCGGCGGCGCCTCGCTCCGGCGGTACTTGCCGGTCAGCAGCCCGTCGGCGAGCGGGAAGTACGGCAGCAGCCCCAGGCCGAAGCGCTGGCAGGCCGGCACCACTTCCCGCTCCACCCGCCGGTCCAGCAGGTTGTACTCGTTCTGGGCGCTGACGAACGGCGACAACCCGGCGGTACGCGCGGTCCACGCGGCGTCCGCGATCTGCCAGCCGGCGAAGTTCGAGCAACCCACATAGCGGACCTTGCCGGCGCGTACCAGGTCGTCCAGGGCCCGCAGGGTCTCCTCAACCGGGGTGACCGGGTCCGGCTCGTGGAACTGATACAGGTCGATGTGATCGGTGCCGAGTCGGCGCAGCGACGCCTCGACGGCCCGCACGATGTACCGCCGGGAGCCGCGTACCCCGTGGTCGACGCCGTTCATGCCGGACATGTCCATGCCGAACTTGGTGGCCAGCACCACGTCGTCGCGGCGGCCGCGCAGCGCCGCCCCGAGCTGTTCCTCGGAACCACCCGAAGGCGTGCCGTAGATGTCGGCGGTGTCGAACAGGGTGATCCCGGCGTCGAGTGCGGCGTCGACCACCGCCCGGGTGCCGGCCGCGTCCAGCTTGCGGCCGAAGTTGTTGCAGCCGACCCCGACCGCCGACACCATCAACCCGGAGTTGCCCAACCGGCGGTAGATCATCTCAGCCATGTCGGTCAGCGTACGTCCCAGACCGGCTCGGGGACCTCGACCACCTCGCCGTCGCCCTGGAACAGCACGAACCGGTCGAATGACCGGCTGAACCAACGGTCGTGGGTGACCGCGATCACCGTACCCTCGAAGGCCTTCAGCCCTTCCTCCAGCGCCTCGGCCGAGGCCAGGTCCAGGTTGTCGGTCGGCTCGTCGAGCAGCAGCAGGGTGGCACCGGACAGCTCCAGCAGCAGCACCAGGAACCGGGCCTGCTGGCCGCCGGAGAGGGTGCCGAACCGCTGGTCGCCCTGGCCGGCCAGGTCGTAACGGGACAGTACGGCCATCGCCGCGTGCCGGTCCATCCCGTCACGGTGGTCGTCGCCGCGCCACAGCACGTCGGCGAGGGTCTGGTCGAGCAGCTCCGGCCGGTCGTGGGTCTGCGAGAAGTGGCCGGGACGCACCCGGGCACCGAGCCGGACCATCCCGTCGTGGGCCACCGGGGTGAGCGCCGCGCCGGCGACCGGGCCGGCCGCCGGGTCCGGGTCGGTTCCGCCCCGGGCCAGCAGCCGCAGGAAGTGCGACTTGCCGGTGCCGTTGGCCCCGAGCACCGCGACCCGGTCGCCGTACCAGATCTCCAGGTCGAACGGGTAGGTCAGCCCATCCAGCTCCAGTTGCTCACAGATCACCGCCCGCTTGCCGGTGCGGCCGCCGGACAGCCGCATCCGCAGCGACTGGTCCTTCGGTGGCAGCGGCGGCGGGCCGGCCTCCTCGAACTTGCGCAGCCGGGTCTGCGCGGCCTGGTACCGCGAGGCCAACCCGTCGTTGTACGCCGCCTTCTGCTTGTACATCAGCATCAGTTCGCGCAGTTTCTCGTGCTCCTCGTCCCAACGGCGGCGCTGCTCCTCCAGCCGGGCGTGCCGGGCGACCCGCGCGGAGTGCCAGCTGGCGAAGCCGCCCGGATGGGTCCAGGCGGAGCCGCCTTCGACGGCGACCACCCGGTCGGCGGTCTGGGCCAGCAACTCCCGGTCGTGCGAGACGTAGAGCACCGACTTGGTCGACTCGCGCAGCCGCTGCTCCAGCCACCGTTTCCCGGGTACGTCGAGGAAGTTGTCCGGCTCGTCGAGCAGCAGCACCTCGTCGGTGCCGCGCAGCAGCAGCTCCAACGCGAACCGTTTCTGTTGTCCACCCGAGAGGGTCCGGACCGGACGGTCCCGGACCCGGTCCCACGGCAGGTCCAGCACTGCGGTGGCCACCGTGTCGAAGACGACCTCGGCCTCGTAGCCGCCGGCTTCGCCCCAGGCGGCGAGGGCGTTGGCGTACCCGATCTGGGTTTTTTCGGCGGCGGCCGGGGTGGTGCCGGCGGCCTCAGCGGCGTGCACGGCCCGTTCGGCGGCGGCGAGCCGTTCTCCTGCGGCCCGCAGCGGCGGCGGGGCGAGCGACAGTGCCAGGTCGGCGAGTGTACGGTCGTCGCCGATCATGCCGATGAACTGCCGCATCACGCCGAGCCCGCCGGCGCGGGCGACTGCTCCGGTGGCCACCGGCAGGTCACCGGCGACCATCCGCAGCAGCGTCGTCTTGCCGGCGCCGTTCGGGCCGACCAGCGCCACTTT
Proteins encoded:
- a CDS encoding ATP-binding cassette domain-containing protein, translated to MGYVDVAAVGHTLPDGRELFADVSFRVGEGAKVALVGPNGAGKTTLLRMVAGDLPVATGAVARAGGLGVMRQFIGMIGDDRTLADLALSLAPPPLRAAGERLAAAERAVHAAEAAGTTPAAAEKTQIGYANALAAWGEAGGYEAEVVFDTVATAVLDLPWDRVRDRPVRTLSGGQQKRFALELLLRGTDEVLLLDEPDNFLDVPGKRWLEQRLRESTKSVLYVSHDRELLAQTADRVVAVEGGSAWTHPGGFASWHSARVARHARLEEQRRRWDEEHEKLRELMLMYKQKAAYNDGLASRYQAAQTRLRKFEEAGPPPLPPKDQSLRMRLSGGRTGKRAVICEQLELDGLTYPFDLEIWYGDRVAVLGANGTGKSHFLRLLARGGTDPDPAAGPVAGAALTPVAHDGMVRLGARVRPGHFSQTHDRPELLDQTLADVLWRGDDHRDGMDRHAAMAVLSRYDLAGQGDQRFGTLSGGQQARFLVLLLELSGATLLLLDEPTDNLDLASAEALEEGLKAFEGTVIAVTHDRWFSRSFDRFVLFQGDGEVVEVPEPVWDVR
- a CDS encoding aldo/keto reductase encodes the protein MAEMIYRRLGNSGLMVSAVGVGCNNFGRKLDAAGTRAVVDAALDAGITLFDTADIYGTPSGGSEEQLGAALRGRRDDVVLATKFGMDMSGMNGVDHGVRGSRRYIVRAVEASLRRLGTDHIDLYQFHEPDPVTPVEETLRALDDLVRAGKVRYVGCSNFAGWQIADAAWTARTAGLSPFVSAQNEYNLLDRRVEREVVPACQRFGLGLLPYFPLADGLLTGKYRRSEAPPPGSRLAGESSRYAARLAGAPWDVIEALDAYAAKRDLPLLAVAIGGLAAQPAVASVIAGATTPEQVRANAAAGSWQPDAADLAELRSILPEPAGPGGSLS